The following nucleotide sequence is from Treponema pectinovorum.
ATCAACAAAAACAAAAGTTTCGTCAACAATATCGCTAATCAAAATTGGAATTCCGCTCTTTTTTAAGACAATGATATCCGCCTTATGACCACCGAATGCTTTTACCAAAGAAGAATCGCCTGCAAAATCCAGATTTTCTTTTCCATAATTTGTCTGCCAAACAGCTTTTATTCTGTAGACATTTTCGCCCTTATGAGCGCCACCAACAGAATAAATTTCTTCACCTGCAAAAGTGTACAAAACGAGCATAGGAATCTTTGTAAAAACGCCCTTGTTTAAAGGGTCAACACTTCGCTCACCCGAAGCCTTCCACGAGTCGCCAGATTTTACAGCCTGCATTGAATATGCAGGAAAATTTCTAAAACTCGGATACCCATTGTCTTTAAACATCGTGAGTTTTCCGTCGCTAGCAATACAAAAAATCGCCTGAACGCTTTCGTGAATTCCAGAACCTACAGAAACAGAATTTCGCTTTGTCGCCTCTTGAACATAAAAACTTCCGTCGTACCAGGTAGCGCCTTCGCTCGCCAAGCCGTTTGCGTTAAAAAATTGCTTTGGCACTTCGGTAACGCTTATAAACGAGCGAACTTCCCTGCTCGTAAGTCCAACGTATTTGCCATCAACATATCGCCGTAAATTTATGCGTTCAACAAGCGAATATCCTCCGTCGCCTTTGTACACAATTTTTTGTGCGCTGCCGTCGTCCGAAAATCCAAATCCATCGGCAAAAATCAAAACGAGTACAGAAAAAATCGCCGATAAAAAAATCTTTTTGTTGTTTTTCATATCGAATTTATCGACCAAAAAATATATATTTTTTAATAAAGTGGGCGTTTGCCGCAAGCGGCACCGGGCTATTCGTGGCTGCGCTAACGCTACGGTGCGTTGCACTCGCTTCGCGACCACTATTATCCCTAACGCTGTAAGCTCGCAGGCGGGGGCATCGGGGCTACAAGTAGACCCTAACGCAAAAATTGTCGCACAGGAGGGGCGACCTAGAAGCAATGCAGACAGTTTTGCAAAAACTGTCGTTTAAGAAAAACACGGAAGTTTTTCTTAAACAGCACAAGGATGTGCGACCTACAAAAATATAAGGAAACAAAAATGTACAAAGTTTTTATCGACGGAAAAGAAGGCACAACAGGTTTAAAAATCTACGAAAGGTTTGCAAAACGCACAGACATAGAAATTCTTTTGATAGACGAAGAAAAACGCAAAGTCCCAGCAGAGCGTGCAAAAATGATAAATTCCTCGGATTATACATTTTTGTGTCTGCCAGATTCTGCCTCTATAGAAGCGGTAAAGTTATGTACAAATCCCAATGTAAAAATAATTGACGCATCAACTGCACACAGAACAAATCCAGATTGGGCTTATGGATTTCCAGAACTTTCAGCAGAACACCGAAAAAAAATCGCTTCATCAAAAAGAGTTGCAGTTCCAGGATGTTACGCTTCGGGTTTTGCGTCGCTTGTTTATCCGCTTGTTAAAAATAATATCATTTCACCAGATTATCCTTTAGTCTGCCACGCAGTTTCTGGCTATTCAGGAGCAGGAAAAAAAGCAATAGAACAATACAACTCTCCAGAACGAAACATCGAATTGGATTCTCCGCGCTTATACGCTTTAACGCAGGAGCATAAGCACCTTCCAGAAATGGCTCTCATAAGCGGATTAAAATATAAACCGATTTTCAATCCTTACATCTGCGATTATTTTAGCGGAATGTCGGTTACAGTCAGCATTCATACTCGCCTGATGCAAAAAAAATTGACAGGCGAAGAACTCACATCAATTTTTAAAGAACAATATAATTCGAGCAAATTCGTAAAATGTGCGGACTTTATGGGACAAGACATCTTAAGCGAGAATTTTATAGCAGCAAATACACTCGCAGGCACGAACAACATGCAGATATTCATCTGTGGAAACGACGAAAGGCTCGTTCTTACAAGCCGCTTTGACAATCTCGGCAAAGGGGCAAGCGGAGCCGCAGTCCAATGCATGAACATAATGATGGCAATAGACGAAGGCACAGGTCTTTAATTTTTTAAGCAAGCGAAAACCTGTGCCATTTTTAAGGCTTCCAAGCGTTTTTTGCAAAGATTTTATATGTCGAATTTCCTTAGTTTTAAAACGGAAAATGAATGGACTTTTCGCCAGTTAGCACACAATGACAAATCAGTATTTTCCAATAAATGCACTTTTATTCAATATTGATTTTGCCTGTTATAAAATGCTAGACTACGCAAGAGTAATTTTTACTTTATTAATCGCAAAGAGGATAAAATGGCTAAGATTGAACTTAAAGGCATTACAAAAATTTACGACGGTAACGTTCTCGCCGTAGAAAGATCAAATGTAACTATAGAAGACCGCGAATTTTGTGTATTCGTAGGTCCATCTGGTTGTGGAAAATCGACAACACTCCGCATGATTGCAGGTTTGGAAGACATCACTGGTGGTGAACTTTACATCGATGGCGAGTTGATGAACGATATTCCGCCAAAAGACCGCAACATTGCAATGGTATTCCAAGATTATGCTCTTTATCCACACATGACAGTTTACGACAACATGGCCTACGGACTTAAGATTCGAAAAGTAGATAAAGCAGAAATTGAACGCCGTGTTCGCGAAGCATCTCGCATTCTCGATTTGGATAACTACCTTGACCGTAAGCCAAAGGCTCTTTCTGGTGGACAAAGACAGCGCGTTGCAGTAGGACGAGCAATAGTGCGCTCACCAAAAGTATTCTTGTTTGACGAACCTCTTTCTAACCTCGATGCAAAACTCCGTGTACAGATGCGTGCTGAAATTGCAGATTTACATCATCGCTTGCAGGCTACAATGATTTACGTTACACACGACCAGATTGAAGCGATGACGATGGGCACAAAAATCGTTGTAATGTCGGAAAAACGCATTCAGCAGATTGGCGCTCCTATATACCTTTACAATCATCCAATCAACAAATTTGTTGCAGGCTTTATCGGAACTCCTCCAATGAACTTCTTTAAAGTAAAGATTGCAGAAAAGAACGGCAAAGTTGTAGCAGAAGAAGGAACATTCTCTCTTGTTCCAACAGAAACTCAGCAGAAACATTTAAAAGCATACGTTGGAAAAGAAGTTTGGTTTGGAGTTCGCCCAGAAGATTTGGAATATCAGGATGCACCAGCATCTGTGAATAATATGTCTGTAAAAGTTACAAACAAAGAACCACTCGGAGCAGAAACCCACGTATTTGTTCAAATTCAAAATTCAAAAGTTGTAGCAAAGTGCCAACCAACAGTAAATCCAAAAATTGGCGACACTGTGAACTTTACTCCAAATATGGAAAAAGCAAAGTTCTTTGCAATGGATACAGAGATAAACATCTGCGAACCAGAAATCGAAAGAACTTGGTAAAATTGTATATAAAACTGATTAAAGTTTAATTCAAACGCTCATCGCTTTTTTGTGATGGGCGTTTTTTATATCCTTAACTTACGAATATTTTTTATTTTGTTCGCATATATTTTTACATTTTATCCATCCCTGCAAAAAGATTTTTATATATCAAAATTAAATTGTAATTGCCCCTTTATTTATTAAAAAACAGCGAAGATTTTTTACAAAGTCTTAAAAAAACAATTTTTTCTTTTATTACCTATTGATTTAGTAGGTATAGTAGGTTATAAATTAAACATCTTTTTTAAGATACATTTTGTTGCTTATTACCAAATTTTTTAGGAGGGTTTATATGAAATTTTATTTTGAAAAATTAGTTCGAGAAAATTTCCGTAATGGAGTCATGCGAAGTAGTTTTACTTTTAACTAACCATCCGGGTTTTTAAGGGTGGAACCCTTAGGCAAGGGGGTAGCGAATGACACGGCAAATTCGGTTTTAAGCCGTGGCAGTAGCTAGGGGGAGTCGCTCCCCCTTTATAAAAATAGAATTTGTTTTGCGTTAATGCAAGACAGTAAACAGGAGTAAATTATGGCAGATTTTTCTAATACACATTTTGAAACAAAACAATTACATATTGGGCAGGAAACTCCAGACCCTGCGTCAGATTCAAGAGCTGTTCCAATTTATCAAACAAGTTCGTATGTTTTTCGTAATGCGCAACATGCGGCAGACAGATTTGGACTTAGCGATGCGGGTAACATCTACGGTAGGCTCACAAATTCCACACAAGACGTTTTAGAAAAAAGAATTGCTGCACTGGAAGGTGGCTCTGCGACTTTGGCAGTTGCTTCTGGGGCTGCGGCAATTACCTACGCGATTGAAGCACTTGCACAAAATGGCGACCATGTTATTTCGCAAAAGACAATCTACGGTGGAACGTACAACCTTTTAAAGCACACTTTGAGCAAATTCGGCGTTGAAACAACTTTTGTCGACGTTCACAATCTTAAAGAAGTTGAATCGGCAATAAAACCAAATTCAAAAATCTTGTATTTAGAAACCTTAGGAAATCCTAATTCCGACATTCCAGATTTGGATGCGTTAATTGAATTGGGGCACAAACATGAGCTTGCAGTTATAGTAGACAATACTTTTGGAACTCCGTATTTTATTCGTCCGCTTGAACACGGAGCAGATGTTGTCGTTCATTCTGCAACAAAATTTATAGGCGGGCACGGAACAACTCTAGGCGGAATCATAATTGAATCTGGAAAATCAAACTGGAAAAATTCCAAATTTCCAACTTTGTCGCAACCAAACAAAAGTTATCACGGAGTGAGTTTTGTGGATGCTGCTCCTAATGCAGCATTCGTAACCTACATTCGTGCAATTTTACTCCGCGACCAGGGGGCTGCAATTTCACCTTTTAATGCTTGGGCATTGATTCAAGGAACAGAAACGCTTTCGCTCCGACTTGAACGGCACGCAGAAAACACAAAAAAAGTTGTCGAATATTTAGCAAAGCATCCAAAGGTGCAAAAGGTAAATCATCCGTCGCTTGCAACACATCCCGACAATGCGCTTTTTAAAAAGTATTTTCCAAACGGTGGAGCTTCGATTTTTACTTTTGAAATAAAAGGTGGGCGCGAAGCTGCTTGGGCATTTATCGACAACTTGCAGATTTTTAGTTTGCTTGCAAATGTTGCCGATGTAAAATCGCTTGTAATTCATCCTGCTTCGACAACACATTCTCAGTTAAGCCCAGCGGAATTGGAAGACCAGCAGATTACACAAAGCACAATCCGACTTTCGATTGGCACCGAGCATATAGACGACATAATTGCCGATCTTGCGCGGGGTTTTGCAGCAGTAAAATAAAAAAAGTTGGGCGCATTTTAAGTTTGCTAAAAGCAAACTTAAAACCGGGCTATTCAGGGTTCCGCTTTCGCTCCATTCGCCGCAAGCGGCGAACGCCTAACGGCGCCCTTACTATCCCTTGCGCAGACAAACTTAGGTCGCACATCCTGTGCGACGATGTTTGCGATAGGGTCTACTTGTAGCCCCGTTGCCTGCCTGCGAGCTTACAGCGCTAGGGATAGTAGTGGTCGCGAAGCGAGTGCATCGCACCGAAGCGTTAGCGTAGCCACGAATAGCCCGGTGCCGCTTGCGGCAAGCGCCCAGATTAAAAGCACTTAAAAAAACACCCCTACAAACTTCCTTTAGGTTTTGTTATACTTTTTGCATGGCTAAGACATTTGACGACAAAAAAATTATCTACACCATGGATCGCGTAAGCCGCGCCTATGGAACTAAGGTTGTCCTAAAGGACATTTCTATCTCGTATTATTACGGTGCAAAAATCGGCGTTATCGGCGAAAACGGTGCCGGAAAATCTTCGCTTTTTAAAATTTTTGCAGGGCTCGACACAGACTACACTGGGGAAACTCATCTTTTACCCGGGTATTCCATTGGATATCTTGAACAGGAGCCTTATCTCGAAAATGGGAAAACTGTTCTTGAAGTTGTTAAAGAGGGGGTAAAACCTATAACCGACCTTCTTGCAGAATTCGACAAAGTAAATGAAGCGTTTGGCGAGCCTGATGCGGATTTTGACAAGTTGTGTGCAAGACAGGCTGAAATTCAAGAAAAATTGGATGCCGCAGATGCATGGAATTTGGATGCAAACCTTGAGCTCGCAATGGATGCTTTGCGATGCCCGCCGCCTGAACAAATTGTCGATGTTCTTTCTGGTGGTGAGCGCCGCCGTGTTGCTCTTTGCCGCCTGTTGCTTCAAAAACCAGATATTCTTTTGCTAGACGAACCTACAAACCACTTGGATGCGGAAACTGTCGCATGGCTTGAGCGTCATCTAAAAGACTATCCTGGAACCATAATCGCAATTACCCACGACCGTTATTTTTTAGACAACGTTGCTGGCTGGATTTTGGAAATGGACAGGGGAGAAGGCTATCCGTTTAAGGGAAATTATACCCAGTGGCTTGAAGCAAAAGAA
It contains:
- a CDS encoding OmpA family protein, whose product is MKNNKKIFLSAIFSVLVLIFADGFGFSDDGSAQKIVYKGDGGYSLVERINLRRYVDGKYVGLTSREVRSFISVTEVPKQFFNANGLASEGATWYDGSFYVQEATKRNSVSVGSGIHESVQAIFCIASDGKLTMFKDNGYPSFRNFPAYSMQAVKSGDSWKASGERSVDPLNKGVFTKIPMLVLYTFAGEEIYSVGGAHKGENVYRIKAVWQTNYGKENLDFAGDSSLVKAFGGHKADIIVLKKSGIPILISDIVDETFVFVDGTQVSFKGNITLFTEFPVPIDSQKIMSALDRVATAKNNILAEETASGIKLSIRDIKFAPDSVEISGDEEKRLDEIAEILKLAPNSKFLVEGHTASVGKFAGEKILSEKRAKKICEELGKRGVVALDFICRGFGGTKPVASNDTEEGRAQNRRVEITILK
- the argC gene encoding N-acetyl-gamma-glutamyl-phosphate reductase, whose amino-acid sequence is MYKVFIDGKEGTTGLKIYERFAKRTDIEILLIDEEKRKVPAERAKMINSSDYTFLCLPDSASIEAVKLCTNPNVKIIDASTAHRTNPDWAYGFPELSAEHRKKIASSKRVAVPGCYASGFASLVYPLVKNNIISPDYPLVCHAVSGYSGAGKKAIEQYNSPERNIELDSPRLYALTQEHKHLPEMALISGLKYKPIFNPYICDYFSGMSVTVSIHTRLMQKKLTGEELTSIFKEQYNSSKFVKCADFMGQDILSENFIAANTLAGTNNMQIFICGNDERLVLTSRFDNLGKGASGAAVQCMNIMMAIDEGTGL
- a CDS encoding ABC transporter ATP-binding protein, which produces MAKIELKGITKIYDGNVLAVERSNVTIEDREFCVFVGPSGCGKSTTLRMIAGLEDITGGELYIDGELMNDIPPKDRNIAMVFQDYALYPHMTVYDNMAYGLKIRKVDKAEIERRVREASRILDLDNYLDRKPKALSGGQRQRVAVGRAIVRSPKVFLFDEPLSNLDAKLRVQMRAEIADLHHRLQATMIYVTHDQIEAMTMGTKIVVMSEKRIQQIGAPIYLYNHPINKFVAGFIGTPPMNFFKVKIAEKNGKVVAEEGTFSLVPTETQQKHLKAYVGKEVWFGVRPEDLEYQDAPASVNNMSVKVTNKEPLGAETHVFVQIQNSKVVAKCQPTVNPKIGDTVNFTPNMEKAKFFAMDTEINICEPEIERTW
- a CDS encoding O-acetylhomoserine aminocarboxypropyltransferase/cysteine synthase family protein; this encodes MADFSNTHFETKQLHIGQETPDPASDSRAVPIYQTSSYVFRNAQHAADRFGLSDAGNIYGRLTNSTQDVLEKRIAALEGGSATLAVASGAAAITYAIEALAQNGDHVISQKTIYGGTYNLLKHTLSKFGVETTFVDVHNLKEVESAIKPNSKILYLETLGNPNSDIPDLDALIELGHKHELAVIVDNTFGTPYFIRPLEHGADVVVHSATKFIGGHGTTLGGIIIESGKSNWKNSKFPTLSQPNKSYHGVSFVDAAPNAAFVTYIRAILLRDQGAAISPFNAWALIQGTETLSLRLERHAENTKKVVEYLAKHPKVQKVNHPSLATHPDNALFKKYFPNGGASIFTFEIKGGREAAWAFIDNLQIFSLLANVADVKSLVIHPASTTHSQLSPAELEDQQITQSTIRLSIGTEHIDDIIADLARGFAAVK